In one Rhea pennata isolate bPtePen1 chromosome 15, bPtePen1.pri, whole genome shotgun sequence genomic region, the following are encoded:
- the EMP2 gene encoding epithelial membrane protein 2 yields the protein MLILLAFIIVFHITSAALLFISTIDNAWWVGDNFSTDVWRTCITNTTTCTAITDQFNDYQSIQAVQATMILSTIFCCVAFLVFILQLFRLKQGERFVLTSIIQLLSCLCVMIAASIYTDRHEELHKSNEYNIEVSQGQYGYSFILAWIAFAFTLISGVMYLVLRKRK from the exons ATGCTGATTCTTCTGGCTTTCATTATTGTGTTTCATAtaacctcagcagcactgctgttcaTCTCAACTATTGACAAT GCCTGGTGGGTAGGAGATAATTTTTCTACAGATGTTTGGAGAACATGCATCACCAATACTACCACTTGTACAGCTATTACCGATCAATTCAATG attaTCAATCAATTCAGGCTGTTCAGGCTACCATGATTCTGTCTACTATTTTCTGTTGTGTGGCATTTCTGGTTTTCATTCTTCAACTCTTCCGACTAAAACAAGGAGAAAGATTTGTGTTAACTTCTATTATCCAGCTCCTGTCAT gtCTGTGTGTTATGATTGCAGCTTCCATTTATACAGATAGGCATGAAGAACTGCACAAGAGCAATGAATACAATATTGAAGTTTCTCAAGGCCAGTATGGCTATTCCTTCATCTTAGCCTGGATTGCATTTGCTTTTACTCTGATCAGTGGTGTTATGTACCTAGTACTAAGGAAGCGGAAATAA